A single window of Mycolicibacterium aurum DNA harbors:
- a CDS encoding helicase HerA-like domain-containing protein, with protein MTMESSQTQASQIAAGYAVEGDALELGTVIVGGTCDPTARVRIPLATLNRHGLVAGATGTGKTKSLQVVAEQLSTAGVPVVMADVKGDLSGLSRPGEANDKVAQRAADTGDDWVPTAYPVEFLSLGTKGLGVPVRATITSFGPILLSKVLGLNQTQESTLGLIFHWADQQGLPLLDLKDLRSVIQFLTSDEGKPQLKALGAVSTTTAGVILRALVNLEADGGDTFFGEPELEPGDLLRVDASGRGVITLMELGDQAARPVMFSTFLMWILADLFTTLPEVGDVDKPKLVFVFDEAHLLFADASKAFLEQVAQTVKLIRSKGVGVLFCTQLPTDIPKDVLSQLGARIQHALRAFTPDDQKALTKTVRTYPKTQVYDLESALTSLGTGEAIVTVLSEHGAPTPVAWTRMRAPRSLMDTIGGEAIVAAAKTSPLQAEYGQTVDRESAYERLAARMAPPPPVVPAPAPQTFPPFDIPPPFDVPPMPAPVEHVEPGLLDKMMDNPAFKSAMRSAGTVIGREITRSIFGTGRRRRRR; from the coding sequence ATGACCATGGAGTCATCGCAGACCCAGGCGTCGCAGATCGCCGCAGGTTATGCCGTCGAAGGCGACGCGCTGGAACTGGGCACCGTCATCGTCGGCGGCACGTGCGATCCCACTGCGCGGGTCCGTATCCCGCTGGCCACCCTGAACCGGCACGGCTTGGTGGCCGGGGCCACCGGGACCGGCAAGACGAAATCGCTGCAGGTCGTCGCCGAGCAGCTGTCCACCGCGGGCGTGCCGGTGGTGATGGCCGACGTCAAGGGTGACCTGTCCGGACTGTCGCGACCCGGCGAGGCCAACGACAAGGTGGCGCAGCGGGCCGCCGACACCGGCGACGACTGGGTGCCCACGGCGTACCCGGTGGAGTTCCTGTCGCTGGGGACGAAAGGCCTCGGGGTGCCGGTGCGCGCGACGATCACCAGCTTCGGGCCGATCCTGCTGTCGAAGGTGCTGGGGCTCAACCAGACTCAAGAGTCGACACTGGGACTGATCTTCCACTGGGCCGATCAGCAGGGCCTGCCGCTGCTGGATCTGAAGGACCTGCGCTCGGTCATCCAGTTCCTGACCAGCGACGAGGGCAAGCCGCAACTGAAGGCGCTGGGCGCCGTCTCCACGACGACGGCAGGGGTGATCCTGCGGGCGCTGGTCAACCTGGAGGCCGACGGTGGCGACACGTTCTTCGGTGAGCCCGAGCTCGAACCCGGTGACCTGTTACGCGTCGACGCCTCCGGCCGGGGCGTGATCACGCTCATGGAACTGGGCGACCAGGCGGCGCGCCCGGTGATGTTCTCCACCTTCCTCATGTGGATCCTCGCCGACCTGTTCACGACGCTGCCCGAGGTCGGCGACGTCGACAAACCCAAGCTGGTGTTCGTCTTCGACGAGGCACATCTGCTGTTCGCCGACGCCTCGAAGGCGTTCCTGGAGCAAGTGGCGCAGACGGTCAAGCTGATCCGCTCCAAGGGTGTGGGCGTGCTGTTCTGTACGCAGCTGCCCACCGATATCCCCAAAGACGTGCTCAGCCAGCTCGGTGCGCGCATTCAACACGCGCTCCGAGCCTTCACCCCCGACGACCAGAAGGCGCTGACGAAGACGGTGCGCACCTATCCCAAAACCCAGGTCTACGACCTGGAGTCGGCGTTGACGTCGCTGGGCACCGGGGAGGCGATCGTCACCGTGCTGTCGGAGCACGGGGCGCCGACGCCCGTCGCCTGGACCCGGATGCGCGCCCCGCGCTCTCTGATGGACACCATCGGCGGAGAGGCGATCGTCGCCGCGGCGAAGACCAGCCCGCTGCAGGCCGAGTACGGCCAGACCGTCGACCGCGAGTCGGCCTACGAACGGCTCGCGGCCAGAATGGCGCCACCGCCGCCGGTGGTGCCGGCTCCGGCGCCGCAGACCTTCCCGCCGTTCGACATCCCGCCGCCGTTCGACGTGCCGCCGATGCCCGCGCCGGTGGAGCACGTCGAACCGGGGCTTCTGGACAAGATGATGGACAACCCGGCCTTCAAGAGCGCGATGCGCTCGGCGGGCACCGTGATCGGCCGCGAGATCACCCGCAGCATTTTCGGCACCGGTCGCCGCAGGCGCAGGCGCTGA
- the orn gene encoding oligoribonuclease yields MRDELVWIDCEMTGLDLKNDRLIEIAVLVTDSELNILGDGLDVVIHAEENALTSMVDVVTQMHTKSGLIDEVRASTVDLATAEDMVLTYIRDHVKQAKTAPLAGNSIATDRGFIARDMPKLDDYLHYRMIDVSSIKELCRRWYPRIYFGQPEKGLAHRALADIHESIRELRYYRQTAFVDPPGPSTSDIAAVAAGLGPTSGDDSAREAPSG; encoded by the coding sequence GTGCGAGACGAACTGGTGTGGATCGACTGCGAAATGACAGGCCTGGATCTCAAGAATGATCGGCTCATCGAGATCGCGGTCCTGGTCACCGACTCCGAGCTGAACATCCTGGGTGACGGCCTCGACGTCGTCATCCACGCCGAGGAGAACGCGCTGACCTCGATGGTCGATGTGGTGACGCAGATGCACACCAAATCCGGTCTGATCGACGAGGTGCGCGCCTCGACGGTCGACCTCGCCACCGCCGAGGACATGGTGCTGACGTATATCCGTGATCACGTCAAGCAGGCCAAGACGGCGCCGCTGGCCGGCAACTCCATCGCCACCGACCGGGGCTTCATCGCGCGCGACATGCCCAAGCTGGACGACTACCTGCACTACCGCATGATCGACGTCAGCTCGATCAAGGAGCTGTGCCGTCGCTGGTACCCGCGGATCTACTTCGGGCAGCCGGAAAAGGGCCTGGCGCATCGCGCCCTGGCCGATATCCACGAGTCCATCCGCGAACTCCGCTACTACCGGCAGACGGCGTTCGTGGACCCGCCAGGGCCGTCGACCAGCGACATTGCCGCGGTCGCGGCCGGTCTGGGGCCGACTTCGGGCGACGATTCGGCTCGAGAGGCTCCGAGCGGCTAG
- a CDS encoding L,D-transpeptidase — protein sequence MRQVNTVTRARRRRSWVVAAALVPALVLGLAACGGNSETTQQQVITDKGTPFGDLLVPKLTASVEDGAVGVSVESPVTVSADYGVLGSVTMVDENGEPVAGQLSEDGLTWETAEQLGYNERYTLTAQSLGLGGVASRQMSFETHSPENLTMPYVMPNDGEVVGVGQPVAIQFDENIPNRLAAQRAITVKTEPPVEGAFYWLSNREVRWRPAEYWKPGTKVEVAVNAYGVDLGDGLFGQDNVETTFTIGDEVITSVDDSTKTLTVRRNGEVVKTMPVSMGKNSTPTNNGVYIVGDRRSHMVMDSSTYGVPVNSASGYRTEVDWATQISYSGIYVHAAPWSVGSQGESNVSHGCINVSTSNGQWFYNNSKRGDIVEIVNTVGSPLPGTDGLGDWNIPWEQWKSGNANV from the coding sequence ATGAGGCAGGTCAACACGGTGACCCGTGCGCGACGTAGACGATCCTGGGTGGTCGCCGCAGCGCTGGTTCCCGCGCTTGTACTGGGCCTGGCCGCCTGTGGCGGAAATTCCGAAACCACTCAGCAGCAGGTGATCACGGACAAGGGCACCCCATTCGGTGACCTTCTGGTGCCGAAGCTCACCGCCTCCGTCGAGGACGGCGCCGTCGGCGTCAGCGTCGAGTCCCCGGTGACCGTCAGCGCCGATTACGGCGTGCTCGGTTCGGTGACAATGGTCGACGAGAACGGTGAGCCGGTAGCGGGGCAGCTGTCAGAGGACGGGCTGACGTGGGAGACCGCCGAGCAGCTCGGCTACAACGAGCGGTACACGCTGACGGCGCAGTCGCTGGGTCTCGGCGGCGTCGCCAGCCGGCAGATGTCGTTCGAGACGCATTCGCCGGAGAACCTCACGATGCCGTACGTGATGCCCAACGACGGCGAGGTCGTCGGTGTCGGGCAGCCGGTGGCCATCCAGTTCGACGAGAACATCCCGAACCGGCTCGCCGCGCAGCGCGCCATCACCGTCAAGACCGAACCGCCCGTCGAGGGCGCCTTCTACTGGCTCAGTAACCGTGAAGTCCGTTGGCGCCCGGCTGAATACTGGAAGCCGGGTACCAAGGTCGAGGTTGCGGTCAACGCCTACGGCGTGGATCTCGGGGATGGTCTGTTCGGCCAGGACAACGTCGAGACCACGTTCACCATCGGCGACGAGGTGATTACGAGTGTCGACGACAGCACAAAGACGTTGACGGTGCGCCGCAACGGCGAGGTCGTCAAGACCATGCCGGTGTCGATGGGGAAGAACAGCACCCCCACCAACAACGGTGTGTACATCGTCGGTGACCGCCGGTCGCACATGGTGATGGACTCGTCGACGTATGGCGTACCGGTGAATTCGGCCAGCGGCTACCGCACCGAGGTGGACTGGGCCACCCAGATCTCCTACAGCGGCATCTACGTGCACGCCGCGCCGTGGTCGGTGGGCAGCCAGGGTGAGAGCAACGTCAGCCACGGGTGCATCAACGTGAGCACCAGCAACGGGCAGTGGTTCTACAACAACTCCAAGCGCGGCGACATCGTCGAGATCGTGAACACCGTCGGCTCGCCGCTGCCGGGTACCGACGGCCTCGGCGACTGGAACATCCCGTGGGAGCAGTGGAAGTCGGGCAACGCCAACGTCTGA
- a CDS encoding DUF3618 domain-containing protein produces the protein MTDRDPDTIKSEIDQAREQLAVTVDSLAARANPRRVADDLKAGAIRFVTKPPVAISLAGVGVLLVVLTVRRIRQA, from the coding sequence GTGACGGACCGTGATCCCGACACCATCAAGAGCGAGATCGATCAGGCGCGCGAGCAGCTTGCCGTCACTGTCGATTCGCTTGCAGCCCGGGCGAACCCCCGTCGGGTCGCCGACGATCTCAAAGCAGGCGCCATTCGCTTCGTCACGAAGCCCCCGGTGGCCATCTCGCTGGCCGGTGTCGGCGTGCTCCTGGTGGTACTGACCGTGCGGCGTATCCGGCAGGCCTGA
- the bcp gene encoding thioredoxin-dependent thiol peroxidase: MPQTPRLEVGDTAPAFSLPDADGNTVTLADFKGRKVIVYFYPAASTPGCTKEACDFRDNLAELGDAGLDVVGISPDKPEKLAKFRDAEHLTFPLLSDPDRKVLEAWGAYGEKTMYGKTVNGVIRSTFVVDEKGKIALAQYNIRATGHVAKLRRDLSV, translated from the coding sequence ATGCCGCAAACCCCCCGACTCGAGGTCGGCGATACAGCGCCGGCGTTCAGCCTTCCCGACGCCGACGGCAACACCGTCACGCTCGCCGACTTCAAGGGCCGCAAGGTCATCGTGTACTTCTACCCGGCCGCGTCCACTCCAGGCTGCACCAAGGAAGCGTGCGACTTCCGGGACAATCTCGCCGAGCTCGGCGATGCGGGCCTCGACGTCGTCGGCATCTCCCCCGACAAGCCGGAGAAGCTCGCGAAGTTCCGCGACGCCGAGCACCTGACCTTCCCGCTGCTGTCCGATCCCGACCGCAAGGTCCTCGAAGCATGGGGCGCCTACGGCGAGAAGACCATGTACGGCAAAACCGTCAACGGCGTCATCCGGTCGACCTTCGTCGTCGACGAAAAGGGCAAGATCGCCCTGGCGCAGTACAACATTCGCGCCACCGGACACGTCGCCAAGCTACGGCGCGACCTGTCCGTCTGA
- a CDS encoding dipeptidase: protein MSDLLQRVRDVLPSVRADLEDLVRIESVWADPARRPEVQRSAEAVSKLLSDAGFGDVRIVAEGGAPAVIAHHPAPEGAPTVLLYAHHDVQPEGDPEQWETAPFEPTERDGRLYGRGTADDKAGIATHLAAFRAHDGNPPVGVTVFVEGEEESGSPSLSRLLAAHRDALAADVIVIADSDNWSTDIPSLTVSLRGLADCVVEVATLDHGLHSGMWGGVVPDALTVLVRLLASLHDDEGNVAVDGLHEPDAADREFPEYTPERVRADTGLLDGVREIGSGSVAQRLWAKPAVTVIGIDTTPIVRSSNTLIPRARAKISMRVAPGGDAATHLAALTRHLQSRAPWGADVTVSPGDLGEPYAIDATGPVYDAARQAFREAWGHDAVDTGVGGSIPFIAEFAAAFPDAKILVTGVEDPDTQAHSINESLHLGVLERAATAEALLLARLGSSDGQVAP, encoded by the coding sequence ATGAGCGATCTCCTACAACGCGTCCGCGACGTCCTGCCCTCGGTGCGTGCCGACCTCGAGGACCTGGTGCGTATCGAGTCCGTCTGGGCGGACCCCGCCCGGCGACCCGAGGTGCAGCGTTCCGCTGAAGCGGTATCGAAGTTGTTGTCCGACGCGGGATTCGGGGACGTGCGAATCGTCGCTGAGGGCGGCGCGCCGGCTGTCATCGCGCATCACCCCGCGCCCGAGGGTGCGCCCACGGTGCTCCTGTACGCCCATCACGACGTGCAACCCGAGGGCGACCCGGAGCAGTGGGAGACTGCGCCCTTCGAACCCACCGAGCGTGACGGCCGCCTCTACGGCCGCGGCACCGCTGACGACAAGGCGGGGATTGCGACGCATCTGGCGGCGTTCCGCGCTCATGACGGCAACCCGCCGGTCGGAGTGACCGTGTTCGTCGAGGGGGAGGAGGAGTCCGGTTCGCCTTCGCTGTCGCGGCTGCTGGCCGCTCATCGCGACGCGCTGGCCGCCGACGTGATCGTCATCGCGGACTCCGACAACTGGAGCACGGACATTCCGTCGTTGACCGTGTCGTTGCGCGGCCTGGCGGACTGTGTGGTCGAGGTCGCCACGCTCGATCACGGCCTGCACTCCGGGATGTGGGGAGGCGTGGTGCCCGACGCGCTGACCGTGCTGGTGCGTCTGCTGGCCAGCCTCCACGACGACGAGGGCAACGTGGCGGTCGACGGTCTGCACGAGCCGGACGCTGCCGACCGCGAGTTCCCCGAGTACACCCCTGAACGGGTTCGCGCCGACACCGGCCTGCTCGACGGCGTGCGCGAGATCGGCTCGGGCTCAGTCGCACAACGGCTCTGGGCCAAGCCCGCGGTCACGGTCATCGGCATCGACACCACGCCCATCGTGCGCTCGTCCAACACTCTGATTCCGCGGGCGCGCGCCAAGATCAGCATGCGCGTGGCACCCGGTGGCGACGCGGCGACGCACCTGGCCGCGCTGACGAGGCACCTGCAGAGCCGCGCTCCGTGGGGTGCCGACGTGACGGTGAGCCCTGGCGACCTCGGGGAGCCCTACGCGATCGACGCGACGGGCCCGGTCTACGACGCGGCGAGGCAGGCCTTCCGCGAGGCGTGGGGCCACGATGCCGTGGATACCGGTGTGGGCGGATCGATTCCGTTCATCGCAGAGTTCGCCGCGGCGTTCCCCGATGCCAAGATTCTGGTGACCGGGGTCGAGGACCCGGACACTCAGGCGCACAGCATCAACGAAAGTCTGCACCTGGGTGTACTGGAACGCGCCGCGACGGCGGAGGCGTTACTGCTGGCCCGGCTGGGTTCGTCAGACGGACAGGTCGCGCCGTAG